The following are encoded together in the Daucus carota subsp. sativus chromosome 5, DH1 v3.0, whole genome shotgun sequence genome:
- the LOC108221359 gene encoding uncharacterized protein LOC108221359 has translation MQTMFLTQFQATVKYAPPVTKLANIKQKEGETLHAYFKRFNAESSNVRGATDETLKSFLVAGLRVGTDFWKHLQGNDPKSLADLYARAEAYKNVEQSLAESRKNERSPNKARPKRRDRSPSPEQRGRRRSPNRVNTTYRRNYSPPPPRDYEERGDRWNPLAAPIEHIFEVNRDKGLFRRPAPLNSWQAKNKDKYCEYHESAGHDTHECRQLKEEIESLIKEGHLSE, from the coding sequence ATGCAGACTATGTTCTTGACTCAGTTCCAGGCGACCGTCAAGTATGCTCCCCCAGTGACCAAATTGGCAAACATCAAACAGAAGGAGGGAGAGACTCTTCATGCCTACTTCAAACGTTTCAATGCTGAATCATCTAATGTTCGGGGGGCGACTGATGAAACACTGAAGAGTTTCTTGGTGGCTGGGCTTCGAGTAGGAACCGACTTTTGGAAGCACTTGCAAGGCAATGATCCCAAGTCCTTGGCAGATCTTTATGCAAGGGCTGAAGCGTACAAGAATGTTGAACAGTCATTAGCCGAAAGCAGGAAGAATGAAAGGAGCCCCAATAAGGCCCGACCAAAGAGAAGAGACCGATCTCCAAGTCCAGAGCAAAGAGGGAGGCGACGTAGTCCCAATCGGGTCAACACTACTTACAGAAGGAACTactcgcccccccccccccgggaTTACGAAGAAAGGGGAGATCGCTGGAACCCACTAGCCGCACCAATTGAACACATCTTCGAGGTCAATCGTGACAAAGGGCTTTTCCGCAGGCCAGCGCCTTTGAATTCTTGGCAAGCCAAGAACAAGGATAAGTACTGTGAGTACCATGAATCAGCTGGGCATGACACCCATGAGTGTAGGCAGTTGAAAGAAGAAATCGAGTCACTAATTAAAGAGGGTCATCTTAGCGAGTAG